The Toxorhynchites rutilus septentrionalis strain SRP chromosome 3, ASM2978413v1, whole genome shotgun sequence genome includes a region encoding these proteins:
- the LOC129777742 gene encoding thioredoxin-like protein 4A — protein MSYMLAHLHNGWQVDQAILSEEDRVVVIRFGHDWDPTCMKMDEVLYSIAEKVKNFAVIYLVDITAVPDFNKMYELYDPCTVMFFFRNKHIMIDLGTGNNNKINWPLEDKQEMIDIIETVYRGARKGRGLVVSPKDYSTKYRY, from the exons ATGTCTTATATGTTGGCACATTTACACAATGGATGGCAGGTGGATCAGGCCATTCTATCAGAAGAGGACCGCGTTGTC GTAATACGTTTTGGCCACGATTGGGATCCTACGTGCATGAAAATGGATGAGGTACTGTATAGTATAGCGGAAAAGGTGAAGAATTTTGCCGTTATCTATCTGGTGGATATAACTGCTGTTCCTGATTTCAACAAGATGTACGAATTGTACGATCCTTGCACGGTGATGTTCTTTTTCCGTAATAAGCACATTATGATCGACTTGGGCACTGGTAATAACAACAAAATCAATTGGCCATTGGAGGATAAACAGGAAATGATTGATATCATTGAAACGGTATACCGAGGAGCACGTAAGGGACGAGGTCTGGTGGTATCGCCAAAGGATTATTCGACAAAATATAGATATTAG